In one Ornithinimicrobium pratense genomic region, the following are encoded:
- a CDS encoding low molecular weight phosphatase family protein, with protein sequence MASILTVCTGNVCRSPLIERLLQRRLDEAYGPGVVQVHSAGTGALVDAAMDEQSARILTDLGGDHAGFLSRWLEPQMVADADLILTATREHRHTAMQHAPRALRRSFTVRELAHLVQGLDPVELPTDPQGRIEAVTRCAAANRGNVAGLDPAELDIVDPYRQPAEAYEEMRRQLVPAIDAITRVLTP encoded by the coding sequence ATGGCCTCTATCCTCACCGTCTGCACCGGCAACGTCTGCCGGTCCCCCCTCATCGAGCGGCTGCTGCAGCGGCGCCTGGACGAGGCCTACGGGCCCGGGGTGGTGCAAGTGCACTCCGCAGGGACAGGCGCGTTGGTCGACGCGGCGATGGACGAGCAGTCGGCGCGCATTCTGACTGACCTCGGTGGCGACCACGCCGGTTTCCTCTCCCGCTGGCTGGAGCCGCAGATGGTCGCCGACGCTGACCTGATCCTGACGGCGACCAGGGAGCACCGGCATACCGCCATGCAGCACGCCCCGCGTGCGCTACGCCGCAGCTTCACCGTCCGTGAGCTGGCGCACCTAGTGCAGGGCCTCGACCCCGTGGAACTACCCACCGACCCCCAAGGTCGGATCGAAGCCGTGACGAGGTGTGCCGCAGCGAACCGCGGGAACGTGGCTGGGCTGGACCCGGCGGAGCTGGACATCGTCGACCCGTACCGCCAACCCGCCGAGGCCTACGAAGAGATGCGCCGGCAGCTCGTGCCGGCGATCGATGCGATCACGCGCGTACTAACTCCATGA
- the wecC gene encoding UDP-N-acetyl-D-mannosamine dehydrogenase, which yields MSQRVAVIGLGYIGLPTAAILASHQHQVTGVDVNPRHVEAVNRGQVPFVEPDLGTHVAGAVSQGHLSAQAETPQADIYIIAVPTPFKDGHHADLSYIDAAADGLIPHLQGGELIILESTSPPGTTQHLADRITAARPELTTNDAGSEANIDVAHCPERVLPGRVMIELVENDRIVGGLTDRAAARAKELYATFCQGEIFLTDAITAEMAKLTENSFRDVNIAFANELSIIAERLGIDVFELIELANKHPRVNILQPGPGVGGHCIAVDPWFIVSAAPEQARLIRTAREVNDAKPEYVINQVLEHVQSEPTDAVAVLGLAFKPDIDDLRESPALHIAEQLATRLPQTRLLVVEPNIAALPASLAGHEHVTLVSTYAEAVEQATLTVLLVDHREFRNLATQVPEGHRVIDTRGVTRK from the coding sequence ATGTCGCAGCGCGTCGCGGTTATCGGTCTGGGCTACATCGGTCTGCCCACGGCGGCCATCCTGGCCAGCCACCAACACCAGGTGACCGGGGTTGATGTCAACCCCAGGCACGTGGAGGCGGTCAATCGGGGGCAGGTTCCGTTCGTCGAGCCCGATCTCGGCACCCACGTCGCCGGCGCCGTCAGCCAGGGCCACCTGAGCGCGCAGGCGGAGACCCCGCAGGCGGACATCTACATCATCGCCGTGCCCACGCCCTTCAAGGACGGCCACCACGCGGACCTGTCCTACATCGATGCCGCGGCCGACGGCCTCATCCCCCACCTGCAGGGCGGTGAGCTGATCATCCTGGAGTCCACCTCCCCACCCGGCACCACCCAGCACTTGGCCGACCGCATCACTGCAGCCCGGCCCGAGCTGACCACCAACGACGCAGGCTCCGAGGCCAACATCGACGTGGCCCACTGCCCCGAGCGGGTGCTGCCCGGCCGGGTGATGATCGAGCTGGTGGAGAACGACCGGATCGTCGGCGGCCTCACCGACCGCGCCGCCGCCCGGGCCAAGGAGCTCTACGCCACCTTCTGCCAGGGCGAGATCTTCCTCACCGACGCCATCACCGCGGAGATGGCCAAGCTCACCGAGAACTCGTTCCGCGACGTCAACATCGCCTTCGCCAACGAGCTGTCGATCATCGCCGAGCGTCTCGGCATCGACGTCTTCGAGCTCATCGAGCTAGCCAACAAGCACCCCCGGGTCAACATCCTTCAGCCCGGCCCAGGCGTCGGGGGACACTGCATCGCGGTCGACCCATGGTTCATCGTCTCCGCCGCCCCCGAGCAGGCCCGGCTGATCCGCACGGCGCGAGAGGTCAACGACGCCAAGCCGGAGTATGTGATCAACCAGGTCCTCGAGCACGTCCAGTCCGAGCCGACCGACGCCGTAGCCGTCCTGGGACTGGCCTTCAAGCCCGACATCGACGACCTGCGCGAGTCCCCGGCCCTGCACATTGCCGAGCAGCTGGCCACCCGGCTCCCGCAGACCCGGCTGCTGGTGGTGGAGCCCAACATCGCGGCCCTCCCCGCCAGCCTGGCCGGCCACGAGCACGTCACCCTGGTCAGCACCTATGCCGAGGCGGTGGAGCAGGCCACCCTCACGGTGCTGCTGGTCGACCACAGGGAGTTCCGCAACCTCGCCACCCAGGTGCCCGAGGGGCACCGGGTCATTGACACCCGCGGCGTCACCCGGAAGTAG